In Macaca thibetana thibetana isolate TM-01 chromosome 8, ASM2454274v1, whole genome shotgun sequence, one DNA window encodes the following:
- the LY6K gene encoding lymphocyte antigen 6K isoform X1 — protein sequence MSLWYCNELKAIQGRVIRGAPVLFSGENPLPGHWPLSVECGVPKETALGLRCCVSRGSRARSCLAAGRSDTSTRRDSEQAFRAASGRGALRGAPRTPTAPAGGRRAPWGRRGSPYRPDPGSGARRLRRFRKGQEGASRADSHRALLGTMALLALLLVVALPRVWTHLNLTARQQDPEDTPQTDEGDDRVWCHVCERENTFECENPRRCQWTEPYCVIAAVKIFPRFFIISKQCSASCAAIEIPKPEEKRFLLEEPLPFFYLKCCKTRYCNLQGPAINTSSFKEYAGSVGDSCGGLGLAVLLLLVSIAAGLSLP from the exons ATGTCTCTTTGGTATTGTAATGAGCTAAAAGCTATTCAGGGGCGAGTTATTAGGGGTGCGCCCGTGCTCTTCAGCGGAGAAAATCCCCTACCCGGCCACTGGCCACTTTCTGTGGAGTGTGGGGTCCCCAAGGAGACGGCCCTCGGGCTCAGGTGCTGCGTTTCCCGGGGCTCCCGCGCCCGCTCCTGCCTGGCTGCCGGCCGCTCCGACACCAGCACAAGGCGGGACTCAGAACAGGCATTCAGGGCCGCCAGTGGCCGCGGGGCGCTGAGAGGGGCTCCAAGAACCCCGACAGCCCCGGCGGGTGGGAGGCGGGCGCCCTGGGGTCGGCGGGGCTCCCCCTACCGGCCAGACCCGGGGAGCGGCGCGCGGAGGCTGCGAAGGTTCCGGAAGGGCCAGGAGGGGGCGTCGCGCGCTGACTCTCACAGGGCGCTGCTGGGGACGATGGCGCTGCTCGCCTTGCTCCTGGTCGTGGCCCTACCGCGGGTGTGGACACACCTCAACCTGACTGCGAGACAACAAGATCCGGAGGACACCCCGCAGACGG ACGAGGGTGACGATAGAGTGTGGTGTCACGTTTGTGAGAGAGAAAACACTTTTGAGTGCGAGAACCCGAGGAGGTGCCAATGGACAGAGCCATACTGCGTTATAGCGGCCGTGA AAATATTTCCACGTTTTTTCATAATTTCGAAGCAATGCTCCGCTAGTTGTGCAGCGATTGAGATACCCAAGCCAGAGGAGAAGCGGTTTCTCCTGGAAGAGCCCCTGCCCTTCTTTTACCTCAAGTGTTGTAAAACTCGCTACTGCAATTTACAGGGGCCGGCTATCAACACATCATCGTTCAAAGAATATGCTGGGAGTGTGGGTGACAGCTGTGGTGGGCTGGGGCTGGCCGTCCTCCTGCTGCTGGTCTCCATTGCAGCCGGCCTTAGCCTGCCTTGA
- the LY6K gene encoding lymphocyte antigen 6K isoform X2, with translation MALLALLLVVALPRVWTHLNLTARQQDPEDTPQTDEGDDRVWCHVCERENTFECENPRRCQWTEPYCVIAAVTTPRPTFPVHVDRPYHAEASPSPKQHSTHRPGPRPPDPHLVPQLSVHL, from the exons ATGGCGCTGCTCGCCTTGCTCCTGGTCGTGGCCCTACCGCGGGTGTGGACACACCTCAACCTGACTGCGAGACAACAAGATCCGGAGGACACCCCGCAGACGG ACGAGGGTGACGATAGAGTGTGGTGTCACGTTTGTGAGAGAGAAAACACTTTTGAGTGCGAGAACCCGAGGAGGTGCCAATGGACAGAGCCATACTGCGTTATAGCGGCCGTGA CGACCCCTAGACCCACATTCCCAGTGCATGTGGACAGGCCATACCACGCAGAAGCCAGCCCTTCCCCAAAGCAGCATTCAACACACAGGCCTGGCCCTCGTCCTCCCGACCCCCACTTGGTGCCCCAATTGAGTGTGCACCTTTGA